The genomic interval GGGGGCACTCGGTGGCGGCCCGAAAACCGGCGCAGTCCTTTGATCCCGCCGATGATCACCCCCTTGACGCCGAGGTGCTCGCCGCTGCCACCGGCGAGGCCACCGAGGCGGTGTGCCTTCCCGAGCGCACCTATCCCGTAGCGATGGCTCCCCCGATGGCCGCCGCGGTACTGGGTCTTCCGGTGCCTTCCCTCCAGGATCTCCTCGACGAGCTCCGCTGGCCCGACCCGAAGCCAGAGGTGTGCTGGCTGGAGACGGTCGGGGGTCCACGCTCGCCCTTGGCGGCCGATGGCGATGCCGTGGATCTACTCGTGCGCCTTGCGCCCAGCCGAGTGGTGGTGGTGGCCGACGCCGGACTCGGCGTGATCAACGCGTTGGGGCTGTCGCTCGCCCCGCTGCGAGAGCGCGGCTACGAGCCGATGGTGGTGCTCAACCGATTCGATGAGCACGACGATCTCCATCGCCGCAACGCCCAGTGGCTCCGCGATCAAGGCGTGGATCCACTCGTGAGCGTGGCGGCTTTGGTGACCGAGATCGAGCAGGACCTCTGAGGCGGTCTCAGGTACCGATCACCGGGGGGCGACCGTGGCCCTCGGCCTCGCACATGGCGAAGTAGAAGTCCCGAATGCCGCCCGCATCGATCACGGTGGTCACGTTGCCCTCGGGATCAAGATTCAGGTTGGCTCCATGGATGATGAAGAACACGTCGGTGATTTCCGTATTCGATTCTGGGACATGGAGGGTGTGCACGGATCCAGCGGGTTCAAACAGGTAACTCCCGGCCACGTTCACTTCATTGGGGTATTCCAGATATTTCCACGACCCCGTGAGGGTGAATGCG from Acidimicrobiia bacterium carries:
- a CDS encoding cupin, whose translation is MTAIDIPTTILRGEDELPFVDLGDGSTLQLLQVDIEQGLWVVRTKFSPGMTVDTHKHTGTVHAFTLTGSWKYLEYPNEVNVAGSYLFEPAGSVHTLHVPESNTEITDVFFIIHGANLNLDPEGNVTTVIDAGGIRDFYFAMCEAEGHGRPPVIGT